The Phaeobacter sp. G2 genome includes a region encoding these proteins:
- a CDS encoding biopolymer transporter ExbD — translation MILKRRAPPQALISLVPMIDVMLILLVFFMVTSTYLNLDMIPALHPAEGRAQPNEPSDTRLMIRIQADGRPSLRGDTLTPQELNQILAQALAKDPQAQLVILPSNSASTQDLISIMDQSATAGVQNMRVLRLEARQ, via the coding sequence ATGATTCTCAAACGCCGCGCCCCGCCTCAGGCCCTGATCTCGCTGGTGCCTATGATCGACGTGATGTTGATCCTGTTGGTGTTCTTTATGGTGACCTCGACCTATCTCAATCTGGATATGATCCCGGCCTTGCACCCTGCTGAAGGTCGCGCGCAGCCAAATGAGCCATCTGATACGCGCTTGATGATCCGCATTCAGGCGGATGGCAGGCCCAGTCTGCGCGGCGACACCCTGACGCCTCAGGAATTGAACCAAATTTTGGCGCAGGCTCTGGCCAAAGATCCCCAGGCGCAGCTGGTCATTCTACCGTCAAACTCCGCGTCCACCCAGGATCTGATTTCAATAATGGATCAATCCGCCACGGCAGGGGTGCAGAACATGCGCGTGTTGCGACTGGAGGCCCGGCAATGA
- a CDS encoding DUF4384 domain-containing protein, with product MKPPATSPALTALKPRARLWSLGLGLSVGVHLVALAALMPFIDPDPVAQQPSPQSALTMESQTVARSQAQEQTATPDPGKQVPAQGDSLAPGAVQETTAQASAPALLPVTAAAAQGDQLPSLAPPGVTAAVQAPDAPLAPARPLASQPAPARPAAGLPVAARVAELEPVPAQQPDLAATQAQAPPASTVAAAAPDLIPASPAHAQGQSLAETATIPQQAAESPSQSEAITAALAFQGDGTKDLDPASIAAFQSFTRPGDPGSQAADLRDGLAGLLGAVPCSRLQVVFDPDTATLELRGHLPEDGLRQPVLAALQAQMGRDIALSDKMRLLPRPQCGALSGISTVGLPQSTDQITNPLLLGADAQARVLSYSGGEQLYFDLTAPDYPAYLYVDYFDAAGDVIHLSPNAQIPLKLAEPKSAQRVGAKTPKDSGLQITVGPPYGQEIAVAFAASSPLYEGLRPLSEPAAAYLDFLRRKVAEKRDQDIDFKGEWVYFLIETQAK from the coding sequence GTGAAGCCGCCAGCGACCTCCCCTGCCCTCACTGCTCTCAAGCCCCGGGCCCGGCTGTGGAGCCTGGGGCTTGGGCTCTCTGTCGGCGTCCATCTTGTTGCACTGGCCGCTCTGATGCCGTTCATAGATCCCGATCCCGTGGCCCAGCAACCCAGCCCACAAAGCGCGCTAACGATGGAATCCCAGACGGTTGCGCGCAGTCAGGCACAGGAACAAACCGCCACTCCCGACCCCGGCAAGCAAGTCCCTGCGCAGGGCGACAGCCTCGCCCCTGGTGCAGTGCAGGAAACCACGGCCCAGGCCAGCGCCCCTGCCCTGCTCCCGGTTACAGCCGCCGCAGCACAGGGAGATCAGCTGCCCAGCCTCGCCCCCCCCGGTGTCACAGCGGCGGTACAAGCCCCCGATGCTCCGCTCGCCCCTGCCCGTCCACTTGCCAGCCAGCCAGCACCGGCGCGCCCTGCAGCGGGGCTTCCCGTAGCCGCGCGCGTGGCCGAGCTCGAACCCGTGCCAGCGCAACAGCCCGATCTCGCCGCCACACAGGCGCAAGCCCCCCCTGCGAGCACCGTCGCAGCGGCAGCGCCAGACCTCATCCCGGCCAGTCCTGCTCACGCGCAGGGCCAATCTCTGGCCGAGACCGCCACCATCCCCCAACAGGCAGCCGAAAGCCCGTCCCAATCAGAAGCAATCACCGCAGCCCTGGCCTTTCAGGGCGATGGGACCAAAGATCTAGACCCGGCCTCTATCGCCGCCTTTCAAAGCTTCACCAGACCTGGCGACCCCGGCAGTCAGGCAGCAGACTTGCGCGATGGTCTTGCCGGATTGCTCGGTGCGGTGCCCTGTTCCCGGCTGCAAGTGGTCTTTGACCCCGACACCGCCACGCTGGAGCTGCGGGGACACTTGCCCGAAGATGGGCTGCGACAGCCGGTGCTGGCAGCTCTGCAGGCACAGATGGGCCGCGATATTGCGCTCTCCGACAAGATGCGGCTGTTGCCACGTCCACAGTGCGGCGCGCTTAGTGGTATTTCCACGGTTGGCCTGCCGCAAAGCACCGACCAGATCACCAATCCTCTGCTTCTGGGCGCGGATGCCCAGGCCCGTGTCCTCAGCTATTCCGGCGGCGAGCAGCTGTACTTTGACCTGACCGCGCCAGACTACCCGGCCTATCTTTATGTCGATTACTTTGACGCGGCCGGTGATGTGATCCATCTCAGCCCCAATGCGCAAATTCCGCTAAAACTGGCCGAGCCCAAAAGTGCCCAGCGTGTTGGTGCCAAAACCCCCAAAGACTCCGGCCTGCAAATCACCGTTGGACCGCCCTATGGTCAGGAAATCGCAGTTGCATTTGCAGCTTCTTCTCCTCTTTACGAAGGTCTGCGACCGCTCAGCGAACCTGCCGCTGCCTATCTTGATTTCCTACGCCGCAAGGTCGCCGAGAAACGAGATCAAGATATTGATTTTAAAGGAGAATGGGTCTACTTTCTAATCGAAACTCAAGCCAAGTGA
- a CDS encoding biopolymer transporter ExbD — translation MKLKRASRAPQSETIIALIDVVFFLLVFFMLIGRMDATAPFDVAPPQAQTGRDMPAGGVTLAISKQGNLALDGSTIAPAALAAALTQQLARDASLRLRINAHRDADLRHVLPYVSQAETLGIRDVILVVTPERAPQSGSHP, via the coding sequence ATGAAGCTGAAACGCGCCAGTCGCGCCCCACAGTCGGAGACAATTATCGCGCTAATCGACGTCGTCTTCTTCCTGCTGGTGTTTTTTATGCTGATTGGACGCATGGACGCCACCGCGCCCTTTGACGTCGCACCGCCACAGGCCCAAACCGGGCGAGACATGCCCGCAGGCGGCGTTACCCTGGCGATCTCAAAACAGGGCAATCTGGCCCTGGATGGCAGCACAATCGCCCCGGCGGCTCTGGCCGCGGCACTGACCCAGCAACTGGCACGGGATGCCAGCCTGCGTCTGCGCATCAATGCCCATCGCGACGCGGATCTTCGGCATGTTCTGCCCTATGTCAGCCAGGCCGAAACCCTGGGCATCCGGGATGTTATACTGGTGGTCACACCGGAACGCGCGCCGCAATCAGGGTCACACCCGTGA
- a CDS encoding MotA/TolQ/ExbB proton channel family protein: MGAILENLTTGGPVIALLAVISLLSITLIAVKLLQLWPVTSGKDQRQNAIELWQTGDKHGAQALIEQGKSPADRILQYAMGALQNGLKGPLLTAELERRGNEEVQRMNGLIRLLELIAMVSPLLGLLGTVLGMIQSFQELELAQGAANASVLAGGIWQALLTTAAGLVVAIPAAIAAGLFSARIDRAALMIESAVGQLMLADHGR, encoded by the coding sequence ATGGGAGCAATTCTGGAAAACCTCACGACGGGGGGGCCGGTGATCGCCTTGCTGGCTGTGATTTCGCTGCTGTCCATTACCCTGATCGCGGTGAAACTGCTGCAGCTCTGGCCGGTGACCTCTGGCAAGGACCAGCGTCAGAACGCGATCGAGCTGTGGCAAACAGGGGATAAACATGGGGCCCAGGCCCTGATCGAGCAGGGAAAATCCCCTGCCGACAGGATCCTGCAGTATGCCATGGGCGCGCTGCAAAACGGTCTCAAAGGCCCGCTGTTGACCGCTGAGCTAGAGCGCCGCGGCAATGAGGAAGTCCAACGCATGAACGGTCTCATCCGGCTGCTAGAGCTCATTGCCATGGTGTCCCCGCTGCTGGGTCTGCTTGGCACGGTTCTGGGCATGATCCAGTCGTTTCAGGAATTGGAACTGGCGCAGGGCGCGGCCAATGCCTCGGTACTGGCCGGGGGGATCTGGCAGGCTCTGCTGACCACTGCAGCGGGTCTGGTCGTGGCTATTCCAGCGGCCATCGCAGCCGGGTTGTTTTCTGCCCGCATCGACAGGGCCGCGCTGATGATCGAAAGCGCGGTGGGGCAGTTGATGCTGGCGGATCATGGCCGCTAG